A DNA window from Dehalococcoidales bacterium contains the following coding sequences:
- the ruvX gene encoding Holliday junction resolvase RuvX, which translates to MGLDIGDKRIGVAISDPQGILATPFTIINRRNEEADIQAITDIISLHQIERVIAGLPRSMDGSIGEQAKKVEALVERLRGQTRAPVEYRDERLSTVSARRLIQDARNKKARYDDAIAAALILQCYLDEEY; encoded by the coding sequence TTGGGTCTCGATATCGGTGATAAGAGGATCGGGGTAGCCATCAGTGACCCCCAGGGTATATTAGCAACCCCGTTTACCATTATTAACCGCCGCAACGAAGAGGCAGATATCCAGGCCATTACTGATATTATCAGCCTGCATCAGATTGAGCGGGTTATTGCCGGTCTACCTCGTTCTATGGACGGCAGTATCGGTGAGCAGGCAAAAAAGGTGGAGGCCCTAGTCGAGAGACTGCGTGGCCAGACCAGAGCTCCGGTGGAGTACAGGGATGAGCGCCTATCAACAGTTTCTGCCCGGCGCTTGATACAAGATGCTCGGAATAAGAAAGCCAGGTACGACGATGCTATAGCGGCTGCTCTTATTCTGCAGTGCTATCTGGACGAAGAATATTAG
- a CDS encoding helix-turn-helix domain-containing protein, whose protein sequence is MIKWLTVEEARRYLELPRADYLKNYVAAGELAETRRGTRVVFSQEELDRWRNERKTFVLDMRDYMKCLHFAVGSLYKYCSVFGCAASSSSDLAKVVDSFMLQKLGETAFQEFMAKNFKIFVKFEFEFREEVVSQEVTEIALPGKWLSVYNPPEKLRLTVKTIEMGNARLVIPESEVEHRRHHDLIDVYVMVRVELPPDHMFRVLGDSLCSRLGARREETTLSRSEYLEGDYGIVTDEALIPRLEPIRTEIVGYAWLSELLEAGVQPGIPAQKLQPGYYLPAGSLRRGDLEWRKLIELL, encoded by the coding sequence ATGATAAAGTGGTTGACTGTTGAAGAAGCACGGCGCTACCTTGAGTTGCCCCGTGCGGATTACTTGAAGAATTATGTGGCGGCCGGAGAGTTGGCTGAGACGCGCAGAGGGACCAGAGTAGTGTTCTCACAGGAAGAGCTGGACAGATGGAGGAATGAGAGAAAAACGTTCGTTCTGGATATGAGGGACTATATGAAGTGCCTGCACTTTGCTGTGGGGAGCCTCTACAAATACTGCTCGGTCTTCGGGTGTGCCGCCAGTAGTTCCTCGGATCTGGCTAAAGTCGTTGATAGCTTTATGTTGCAGAAGCTGGGTGAAACTGCCTTTCAAGAATTTATGGCTAAGAATTTCAAAATATTCGTCAAGTTTGAGTTTGAGTTTCGCGAGGAAGTCGTCAGTCAGGAAGTTACCGAGATTGCTTTGCCGGGTAAATGGCTCAGTGTGTATAATCCCCCGGAAAAGTTGAGGCTTACGGTTAAGACAATTGAGATGGGTAATGCCAGGCTCGTCATTCCCGAGTCCGAGGTGGAACACCGCCGGCACCATGATTTGATTGATGTATACGTGATGGTGCGTGTAGAGTTGCCCCCTGACCATATGTTTCGGGTTCTGGGAGATAGCTTGTGTTCGAGGCTTGGCGCTAGAAGAGAAGAGACGACCCTCTCTCGCTCCGAGTACCTTGAAGGAGATTATGGTATTGTCACAGACGAAGCGCTGATTCCTCGCCTTGAGCCTATCCGGACCGAAATCGTCGGATATGCCTGGCTTAGTGAGTTGCTTGAGGCCGGAGTTCAACCAGGCATCCCGGCGCAAAAGCTGCAGCCCGGTTATTACCTGCCTGCCGGAAGTCTCAGGAGGGGCGATTT